The genomic segment AGAAACTTGAACTAGAAAATGTAGGAGGAAAGAAAGAGGACTATGTACTATTTGGTGTGAGACATTGTGATGCAGCGAGCTTTAAGCTACTTGACAATGTATTCCTCGTTGATCCTGTAGATGCTTTATACGAGGAAAGACGAGAAAAAGGAACCATCGTTTCTATGGCCTGTTTTGATCCAGAGGAAACTTGCTTTTGTAGTTCATTTGGAATAGAACCACAGACAGCTTCTAAAGAAGTAGATGTTAACACATGGGATATGGGAGATAGCATACTTTGGAATCCACAAACATCAAAAGGTGAAAACTTAACGGAGAAATTAAAGGACATTTTAGAAGATGCAACGGAGCAGGATATAAGTGAATTAAAGGCATTGAAAGAGGCTACAAAAGTGAAAGTTAAAAATCTTCCTTTAGCAAATATAGACCCTAAAAAAATAACGGGAGAGCTTAAGGAGTTATTTGAATCTAAAATTTGGGGAGAACTTAGTGAACGTTGTTTAGGTTGTGGTTCATGTACTTATGTATGTCCTACTTGTCATTGTTACGATATTGGTGACTTTAAGGGTGATACATCTGGAGAAAGATTCCGTTGCTGGGATTCATGTATGTTTTCGGACTTTACCCTGATGGCTCATGGAAATATCAGAAAAACGCAAAAGGAAAGGTTCAGACAGCGGTTTATGCATAAGCTTGTTTATTATCCAAATAAACAAAATGGTGTATACGCTTGCGTTGGATGTGGAAGGTGCATAGAAAAATGTCCAGTTCATTTGGATATTGTTAAAGTAATTAAAAAGTTAGGTGGTGGACAAAATGAGCTGCAATTGTAATGTACATGAACATAAACATGTAAATCCTTTAATGCCAGAACTAGCTGAAATAGTGGACATTAGGGAAGAAACACACGATGTAACTACATTTAGGGTTACAAAACCTGGTGGTGGAAAATCATTTGAACATATGCCAGGTCAATGTGCGATGATTTCGGTTCCTCCACTTGGAGAAGCGATTTTCTCAATCACTTCTTCTCCAACAGAAAAGGGTTATATGGAGTTTAGTGTAAAAAGATGTGGAGTAGTTACAGAATATCTACATGGTTTGGAAGTTGGGAGTGAAATAGGTATTAGAGGACCATATGGAAATAATTTCCCGGTAGAGGATGAGCTAAAAGGAAAAGATCTTCTTTTCATCGGTGGGGGTATAGGACTAGCACCCATTCGTTCCGTTATAAACTATGTAATGGATAATCGAGACGATTATGGAAAGGTAGATATTTTATATGGAGCAAGAACGCCTGGAGATCTTGTCCAGACAAAAGACATCTTTGAAAATTGGCCATCAAGGTCTAATACAGACGTTTATTTGACGGTTGATCGAGAAGTCGAGGGATGGGAAGGACATGTAGGATTTGTTCCCAGTTATATTAAAGAGATTGGATTTAGCACAAATAAAGTGGCTTTGGTATGTGGACCGCCTATTATGATTAAATTTGTTCTTCAAACGCTTGAAGAAATGGGATTTAAGAAGGATCAGGTATACACCACATTGGAATTAAAGATGAAATGTGGCGTAGGGAAATGCGGACGTTGTAACATCGGAGATAAATATGTGTGTAAAGATGGTCCTGTATT from the Clostridium sp. CM027 genome contains:
- a CDS encoding 4Fe-4S dicluster domain-containing protein; the protein is MMKKILKNQFSQLFSMIDKSYELFLPIEVDGDVNFNLWKQGDTVNVEKLKTNISPKSFIFPQSETYLKFKRDGKKLELENVGGKKEDYVLFGVRHCDAASFKLLDNVFLVDPVDALYEERREKGTIVSMACFDPEETCFCSSFGIEPQTASKEVDVNTWDMGDSILWNPQTSKGENLTEKLKDILEDATEQDISELKALKEATKVKVKNLPLANIDPKKITGELKELFESKIWGELSERCLGCGSCTYVCPTCHCYDIGDFKGDTSGERFRCWDSCMFSDFTLMAHGNIRKTQKERFRQRFMHKLVYYPNKQNGVYACVGCGRCIEKCPVHLDIVKVIKKLGGGQNELQL
- a CDS encoding FAD/NAD(P)-binding protein, with the translated sequence MSCNCNVHEHKHVNPLMPELAEIVDIREETHDVTTFRVTKPGGGKSFEHMPGQCAMISVPPLGEAIFSITSSPTEKGYMEFSVKRCGVVTEYLHGLEVGSEIGIRGPYGNNFPVEDELKGKDLLFIGGGIGLAPIRSVINYVMDNRDDYGKVDILYGARTPGDLVQTKDIFENWPSRSNTDVYLTVDREVEGWEGHVGFVPSYIKEIGFSTNKVALVCGPPIMIKFVLQTLEEMGFKKDQVYTTLELKMKCGVGKCGRCNIGDKYVCKDGPVFRCDEIDQLPDEY